The following are from one region of the Leptospira neocaledonica genome:
- a CDS encoding ammonium transporter produces MKIAQKLIALLILIAPVLIWGQDATPAPEAAPAAPTLDKGDTAWMIVASTFVFFMIPGLALFYGGIVRSKNVLSTMMHSFVAILVLTIQWTLFGYSLAFSGDSPFFGDFQLFLLNGITDETLEGTIPKYIHFLFQGMFALITPALISGAIAERVKLSGYIVFILAWATLVYDPVAHWVWSANGWLFKKTALDFAGGTVVHLISGIAGLAAAIVLGKRKGEGAALIAPNNLTYTLIGAGFLWFGWFGFNAGSGLATNGQAARAFVVTLVAPATAGAVWLLIEYLHTKKATALGAASGIVAGLVVITPAAGFVDATGALIMGVIVSPICYGAILLKGKFGYDDSLDAFGIHGVGGALGAILTGVFALANYIPEGVTRGDQIIVQIISVVATGAYSIVVSLILVFIIDKTIGFRISEEKEIAGLDSEIHGEKGYII; encoded by the coding sequence ATGAAAATTGCCCAAAAACTTATCGCGCTCTTGATCTTAATCGCTCCAGTACTGATCTGGGGTCAAGACGCCACACCAGCACCTGAAGCCGCACCTGCTGCTCCCACTTTGGATAAAGGGGATACCGCATGGATGATCGTGGCTTCCACTTTCGTGTTCTTCATGATCCCAGGACTCGCGCTGTTCTACGGCGGTATCGTAAGATCTAAGAACGTTCTTTCAACAATGATGCACAGCTTTGTTGCGATTCTTGTCCTTACAATCCAATGGACACTATTCGGATATAGCTTAGCGTTTTCCGGCGATAGTCCATTTTTCGGCGATTTTCAACTCTTTCTGTTGAATGGAATAACCGACGAAACATTGGAAGGAACGATCCCGAAATACATTCACTTCCTTTTCCAAGGAATGTTTGCGCTAATCACTCCGGCTCTAATTTCCGGTGCGATCGCAGAAAGAGTGAAACTTTCCGGTTATATCGTATTCATTCTAGCATGGGCTACTCTGGTTTACGATCCTGTCGCACACTGGGTATGGTCCGCTAACGGTTGGCTTTTCAAAAAGACCGCACTTGATTTCGCAGGTGGAACAGTAGTTCACTTGATTTCCGGTATCGCAGGTTTGGCTGCAGCAATCGTACTCGGAAAACGTAAAGGAGAAGGCGCAGCTCTGATCGCTCCGAACAACTTGACCTACACTCTTATCGGTGCGGGATTCCTTTGGTTCGGATGGTTCGGATTTAACGCGGGTTCCGGTCTTGCTACTAATGGCCAGGCTGCAAGAGCTTTCGTTGTAACTTTAGTTGCTCCTGCCACAGCCGGCGCAGTTTGGTTATTGATCGAATATCTTCATACTAAAAAAGCTACAGCTCTTGGAGCAGCTTCCGGGATCGTTGCAGGTCTGGTTGTGATCACTCCTGCTGCAGGATTTGTGGACGCTACCGGCGCATTGATTATGGGAGTAATTGTATCTCCTATCTGTTACGGTGCTATCCTTCTGAAAGGTAAATTCGGATACGATGATTCTCTGGACGCTTTCGGAATTCACGGTGTAGGTGGAGCTCTTGGAGCGATCCTTACTGGTGTATTCGCACTTGCGAATTATATTCCTGAAGGAGTTACTCGCGGAGACCAGATTATCGTTCAGATTATCAGTGTTGTGGCAACCGGTGCTTACTCTATCGTAGTATCCTTGATCTTAGTGTTTATTATCGACAAGACGATCGGATTCAGGATTTCCGAAGAGAAAGAGATTGCTGGACTCGATTCCGAGATTCACGGAGAAAAAGGTTATATTATATAA
- a CDS encoding P-II family nitrogen regulator, which translates to MKLIVAIIQPHKLEEVKAELTKNEIYRLTVSDVQGYGQQKGKTEVFRGHEYQVNLLRKVRLEIAVNDEFVKPTVDAILKAAKTGDGKIGDGKILILPLEDVIRIRTGERGSSAI; encoded by the coding sequence ATGAAATTAATCGTAGCAATTATCCAGCCCCATAAACTGGAAGAGGTTAAAGCGGAGCTTACTAAGAATGAAATTTACAGACTTACCGTAAGCGACGTGCAAGGCTACGGGCAGCAAAAAGGTAAAACTGAAGTATTCCGTGGACATGAATACCAAGTAAACCTTCTGAGAAAAGTAAGATTAGAGATCGCGGTAAACGACGAGTTCGTAAAACCTACCGTTGATGCGATCTTGAAAGCTGCCAAAACCGGCGACGGAAAGATCGGAGACGGAAAAATTTTGATTCTTCCTCTCGAAGACGTGATCCGCATTCGCACCGGAGAAAGAGGAAGCTCAGCGATTTAA
- a CDS encoding TIGR04388 family protein: MLKKLFLRSKFSFFLILSGLVLFFPVNDSLRSQAWDPTEMDLGSYQEQSWSSLFEQAWNLSDVQTWNQMVQDQYFSLKGDWETQADLQFSEILSQVLQSDEILDNSAYVDYVSKYLELERAEAEKSWESDAELRIQEERNYFLDSLQGRQVDELGYALSSSSRSDLDASIQDWNRKFQDAAEVGLYEFQNALTSLETKFQEMKNSITSTDSELQNNLNQIAQYENQVRQSIQSGTQDMKLYLLQQNLLQKRDANGNSLLGDLDGKTEEELLSIYSSIDSNGLNEAGKKLKTLIDNLDEALDPDHPSSLSEIAGLMQSYFSEEQENASEIASEYREDEYSSWSYGNPNVSVHELTFTTSNSFTSNPDSPGGVWKNELATSIRKYIETNGSNTTELLDLLNGYLGNPDLTVSEIGAIDLKASSSRDYLQSPEITNWNSDWNQPVTRVGGSYVEDGNSFWTLTNHYWLCWDGLCLPGQSNFAEETVYLDASLTIHDAAAQANAEQYENFRNELNAKLSSWQNVLVPAIQNWETQVSNYQARYSEWQTTKISLENQLTEERSTQIAELYKNRDDWANELTDLYMDSKSFSTSSSNLPTFSSQVSESSGLSSFSKTLESFQDLKTPDTNNLSTFYNGIGQAVNGAYNLSMVEANRILAQETQKNTIDSLVANLKNQKEMKESISEEAYAAFSGKKLDGSNAAGIEGANSCNSANAQSNESYCNSLYNNTKNFDNKYEDVYVDDEGNIHVKQSIKTSSASYNGSGDITDYKSYKLAETVQDFVVGNVGTVKLGDISASGDLFSSNWIQSENSSKVSSALLSSQKNNSSEYLNSEFLDSINKNAANVDAFASLQNQRAQQNAITKASAASTVVSIAQTIFAGGSGMDWAKQQVKDMTKSAVATGISQATGIPADVITAFIDYKADQKAKQKAQHDMDVRMAIINPFGYVLNYVPGVKDLMRPVNQILAKGVSEIIQGTTNLLTESDIGIGLRKTGAVSQSSLNHLHDIGTEAAEFVRGKDLQADLSKGDVQAKWKSDLKTVAYNQIAEQLAPPGMDPQVFSQIWQEYDKRQAAKAAKKEQEQQMISTAIQVAASVALQFVPGPGTAAGASMLAQVGSYFSSARGMIVTANAVAQGIIASRNGNMNAVAAGVVNGLLLGVTGPMGLAGSVSYTPPTKKNTLGAMLDEGFNGPSASGWGGGISIGGSYLNGGVSFMPGTGVNLNLGGTIGDTGGFYNLSYNTKSGNTNLTLGAGQEYGSNLGVNLSTDNDQKPSIFLGFGCDLNENNCGGGGANKLGLGGSLTLDADGNVTLGADILGNQGLGVTYNADTNSWGQVTGNTNFGNDYTVMTAQTLADKAKTESQMKVAGTYGDVLKDPNLIANSESLKSIADSYGVKPENLPEVIQNLSDTVRNPDADPALRQSALVSLNEMMGAVHNEAYVKGNQNLKDAIQNSPAVADVAVQGKDKNGTAEAGFFNQVGEQAKIYLNQLAGNAFGDFAYINDKGEVVFRSCFVAGTLVHTKDGLRPIETVKVGDVVLTKSDMTGEIRYKRVVQTFVRSTDAIFKIIFVDSSLLETTWSHPFRKLKVENREESFGIENSEWTQVKDLQSGDIILTASGEALAIESIEVEDRKETVYNFEVEDFHSYFVGENGVWVHNVDGYGPDMTIAGCVAGGPWGCAGGLTLDVIEAAVVFRIGQAAFDSYEEAVAACASTDCVNKVKEEFDKYKVKYTNDAKEFSLGASYGKGGAEVSAGFTIDKSKSGWDAIKLNFEAGGESGKLGTSITNQGVDEIKGTVGNSEVSIDRNGQLKYKYGTTGQADVTYDIGAGEISKVGVSVKSEQKAPNRDSISIGTKTDVNIGSNTMFGGFLQNQYDLAKTAVQNWWKKQTQATLPTPICGVTKSCSPVNSCDGMQMSCGKK; this comes from the coding sequence ATGCTAAAGAAGTTATTTCTTCGTTCTAAATTCTCTTTTTTCCTCATTCTTTCCGGGCTCGTTCTATTTTTCCCGGTAAACGATTCGTTACGTTCTCAGGCTTGGGATCCGACAGAAATGGATCTAGGAAGTTATCAGGAGCAATCCTGGTCTTCTCTTTTCGAGCAAGCTTGGAATTTGAGCGATGTTCAAACCTGGAATCAGATGGTTCAGGACCAATATTTTTCTCTTAAAGGGGATTGGGAGACTCAGGCGGATCTTCAGTTCTCCGAAATTTTGAGTCAGGTTTTGCAATCAGACGAGATTTTAGATAATTCTGCTTATGTGGATTATGTTTCTAAATATCTGGAATTGGAGAGAGCTGAAGCGGAAAAAAGTTGGGAATCCGACGCAGAACTTAGAATCCAAGAAGAACGAAATTATTTCTTGGATAGTTTGCAGGGAAGGCAGGTGGATGAGCTTGGTTATGCGTTGTCCTCTTCTTCCCGATCGGATTTGGACGCGTCTATCCAAGACTGGAATCGTAAGTTCCAGGACGCTGCAGAAGTCGGCCTTTATGAATTTCAAAACGCTTTGACTTCTCTTGAAACCAAATTTCAAGAGATGAAAAATTCTATCACAAGCACCGATTCAGAATTACAAAATAATTTAAACCAAATCGCTCAATACGAAAACCAGGTTCGACAAAGTATCCAGTCCGGAACCCAGGATATGAAATTGTATCTCCTACAGCAGAATCTTTTGCAGAAGAGGGATGCGAACGGAAATTCTTTACTCGGAGATTTGGATGGAAAAACCGAGGAAGAACTTTTGTCGATTTACAGTTCGATTGATTCGAACGGTTTAAATGAGGCAGGTAAGAAGTTAAAAACTCTGATCGATAATTTGGATGAGGCCTTGGATCCGGACCATCCTTCTTCTCTTTCCGAAATTGCGGGACTTATGCAATCTTACTTTTCCGAAGAACAAGAGAATGCTTCGGAAATAGCTTCGGAGTATAGAGAAGACGAATACTCTTCCTGGAGTTACGGAAATCCGAATGTGTCCGTACATGAATTAACATTTACTACTTCGAATTCGTTTACTTCAAATCCGGATTCACCTGGTGGTGTTTGGAAAAATGAATTGGCGACTTCTATCCGAAAATATATCGAAACGAATGGTTCGAATACGACCGAGTTATTAGATCTTTTGAATGGGTATCTGGGAAACCCTGATCTAACTGTTTCTGAGATCGGAGCGATCGATTTAAAAGCATCTTCTTCTCGCGATTATTTACAAAGTCCGGAAATTACTAATTGGAATTCAGATTGGAATCAACCGGTAACCCGAGTGGGAGGATCCTATGTCGAAGACGGAAATTCTTTTTGGACTTTGACAAATCATTACTGGCTTTGTTGGGATGGGTTATGTTTACCAGGTCAGTCCAATTTTGCAGAAGAGACAGTGTATTTGGATGCTTCTTTGACCATTCATGATGCAGCAGCTCAGGCAAATGCGGAACAGTATGAGAATTTTAGGAATGAACTGAATGCAAAACTTTCTTCTTGGCAGAATGTTCTCGTGCCTGCGATCCAAAACTGGGAAACTCAAGTGAGTAATTATCAGGCCCGTTATTCGGAATGGCAGACGACTAAAATTTCTTTGGAAAATCAACTTACGGAAGAGAGAAGCACACAAATTGCCGAGTTATATAAAAATCGAGATGATTGGGCGAATGAACTTACTGATTTGTACATGGATTCCAAATCGTTTTCTACTTCTTCTTCCAATCTTCCTACATTCTCTTCTCAGGTTTCCGAAAGTTCGGGCTTGAGTTCTTTTTCCAAAACTCTGGAATCCTTTCAGGATTTGAAAACTCCGGATACGAATAATCTAAGCACATTTTATAACGGAATCGGACAAGCGGTGAATGGTGCGTATAACCTGAGTATGGTGGAAGCGAATAGAATTCTCGCTCAGGAAACTCAAAAGAATACGATCGATTCTTTGGTTGCGAATCTTAAAAACCAAAAAGAGATGAAGGAATCCATTTCGGAAGAGGCATATGCAGCATTCTCCGGAAAAAAATTGGACGGTTCTAATGCGGCAGGAATAGAAGGCGCGAACTCCTGTAACTCTGCAAATGCACAATCTAACGAATCCTATTGTAACTCCTTATATAATAATACAAAAAACTTCGATAATAAATATGAAGATGTGTATGTGGATGATGAAGGAAATATCCATGTAAAACAATCGATCAAGACTAGTTCTGCAAGTTATAACGGAAGTGGGGATATCACAGATTATAAAAGTTATAAACTCGCAGAGACCGTTCAGGACTTCGTGGTCGGAAATGTAGGCACTGTGAAACTGGGTGATATTTCTGCGAGTGGGGATTTGTTTAGTTCGAATTGGATTCAGAGTGAAAATTCGAGTAAGGTTTCGAGTGCTCTTCTTTCTTCTCAAAAAAATAATTCTTCAGAGTATTTAAATTCCGAATTTTTGGATTCGATTAATAAGAATGCCGCAAATGTGGATGCGTTCGCTTCTTTGCAAAATCAGAGAGCACAGCAGAATGCGATTACGAAAGCAAGTGCGGCTTCTACCGTTGTGAGTATTGCCCAAACGATTTTTGCCGGTGGATCCGGAATGGATTGGGCCAAACAACAAGTCAAAGACATGACTAAGTCAGCAGTTGCTACAGGGATCAGTCAGGCAACCGGAATTCCTGCGGACGTTATTACGGCATTCATCGATTATAAGGCGGATCAAAAAGCCAAACAAAAAGCGCAGCATGATATGGATGTCCGGATGGCGATTATAAATCCATTCGGTTACGTTCTAAACTATGTTCCCGGCGTGAAAGATTTAATGCGTCCGGTTAATCAAATCTTGGCTAAAGGTGTTTCGGAAATTATCCAGGGAACGACCAATTTACTTACAGAATCGGATATTGGAATCGGTCTCAGAAAGACGGGTGCAGTTTCCCAAAGTTCATTAAATCATTTACATGATATAGGAACCGAGGCTGCCGAATTCGTTCGTGGAAAAGATCTTCAAGCTGACCTTTCCAAGGGAGATGTGCAGGCAAAATGGAAGTCAGACCTTAAGACGGTGGCATATAACCAAATCGCAGAACAATTGGCTCCACCGGGAATGGATCCGCAGGTATTTTCTCAGATTTGGCAAGAATACGATAAGAGACAGGCGGCAAAGGCTGCTAAAAAAGAACAAGAGCAACAAATGATCTCCACTGCGATTCAAGTTGCTGCTTCCGTTGCTTTACAATTTGTACCTGGACCGGGAACTGCAGCGGGTGCAAGTATGCTTGCTCAAGTAGGTAGTTATTTCTCTTCTGCTCGTGGAATGATAGTTACTGCGAATGCCGTGGCTCAAGGTATTATTGCATCTAGAAACGGTAATATGAACGCGGTCGCTGCAGGTGTTGTAAACGGGCTTTTACTTGGAGTAACGGGTCCGATGGGACTTGCAGGTTCCGTGTCTTATACGCCTCCTACTAAAAAGAATACGTTGGGAGCCATGCTTGATGAAGGATTCAACGGCCCTTCCGCTTCCGGATGGGGTGGTGGAATTTCTATTGGAGGTTCTTATTTGAATGGAGGAGTTTCCTTCATGCCGGGTACTGGGGTAAATTTGAATCTTGGCGGAACGATCGGCGATACAGGCGGATTTTATAACCTAAGCTATAACACAAAATCGGGAAACACGAACCTCACTTTAGGAGCGGGCCAAGAATACGGCTCAAATTTAGGAGTAAACCTAAGCACAGACAACGATCAAAAACCATCGATCTTCTTAGGATTCGGATGTGACTTAAACGAAAACAACTGCGGGGGCGGAGGAGCCAATAAACTAGGCTTAGGTGGATCACTTACATTAGATGCAGATGGAAACGTAACACTTGGAGCAGACATCTTAGGAAACCAAGGGTTAGGCGTAACGTATAATGCGGATACGAACAGTTGGGGGCAAGTAACTGGAAATACAAACTTCGGAAATGATTATACAGTCATGACTGCACAGACTTTGGCAGATAAGGCCAAGACAGAATCGCAGATGAAGGTGGCTGGGACTTACGGAGATGTATTAAAAGATCCTAATTTAATCGCAAATAGTGAAAGTTTAAAATCGATCGCAGATAGTTACGGAGTAAAACCAGAAAATCTACCTGAGGTCATTCAGAATCTTTCAGATACGGTACGTAATCCGGATGCAGATCCGGCTTTGAGACAATCGGCACTTGTATCCTTGAATGAGATGATGGGAGCCGTTCACAATGAAGCGTATGTGAAGGGGAACCAAAATCTTAAAGATGCGATTCAGAATTCTCCAGCGGTAGCAGATGTCGCTGTGCAAGGAAAAGATAAAAACGGAACAGCGGAAGCTGGTTTCTTTAATCAAGTAGGAGAACAAGCTAAGATCTATCTGAACCAACTTGCTGGGAATGCATTTGGGGACTTTGCTTATATCAATGATAAGGGTGAAGTAGTTTTTAGGAGTTGTTTTGTGGCCGGGACGCTTGTTCATACGAAGGATGGATTGAGGCCGATTGAGACGGTGAAAGTAGGGGATGTTGTATTGACGAAGAGTGATATGACTGGAGAAATTAGATATAAGAGAGTTGTGCAGACATTTGTCCGCAGTACGGATGCGATTTTCAAAATAATCTTTGTAGATTCTTCTCTTCTTGAGACCACATGGAGTCATCCTTTTCGGAAATTGAAAGTAGAGAATCGCGAAGAAAGTTTTGGAATTGAAAACTCAGAGTGGACGCAGGTCAAAGACTTACAGTCAGGTGATATAATATTGACAGCCAGTGGAGAGGCTCTTGCCATCGAATCGATCGAAGTAGAAGATCGTAAGGAGACGGTATATAACTTCGAAGTGGAGGATTTTCATTCTTACTTTGTAGGGGAGAATGGAGTTTGGGTTCATAACGTTGATGGATATGGACCTGATATGACGATAGCGGGTTGTGTAGCAGGCGGACCTTGGGGATGTGCGGGTGGATTGACTTTGGATGTAATTGAAGCAGCTGTCGTCTTCCGTATTGGGCAAGCTGCCTTTGATAGCTATGAAGAAGCCGTTGCGGCGTGCGCTAGTACGGATTGTGTAAATAAGGTGAAGGAAGAATTTGATAAGTATAAGGTGAAATACACGAATGACGCAAAAGAGTTTTCGTTAGGAGCGTCATATGGCAAGGGGGGAGCAGAAGTATCTGCAGGCTTTACAATAGATAAATCGAAGAGCGGTTGGGACGCGATTAAACTAAACTTTGAGGCAGGTGGAGAGTCTGGGAAACTAGGAACCTCGATTACGAACCAAGGAGTGGATGAGATTAAAGGTACCGTTGGTAATTCCGAAGTTAGTATCGATCGAAACGGTCAGCTTAAGTACAAATACGGGACAACTGGCCAAGCTGATGTAACTTATGACATTGGAGCTGGCGAAATCAGTAAGGTCGGAGTTAGCGTAAAATCTGAACAGAAAGCTCCGAATCGAGATAGCATTTCCATTGGAACAAAGACTGATGTCAATATAGGCTCAAATACCATGTTTGGAGGTTTTTTGCAGAATCAATATGACCTCGCCAAAACTGCAGTCCAGAATTGGTGGAAGAAACAGACTCAGGCTACGCTTCCAACGCCAATTTGCGGAGTGACTAAATCTTGCTCCCCCGTAAACTCTTGCGACGGAATGCAAATGTCTTGCGGGAAAAAATAA
- a CDS encoding tetratricopeptide repeat protein, which yields MRLIVLNLILAWIISFSVDCKDQEGDVTEVDELIRYSDGYAKQGNLEKALILANRAITLEPKNEKAKIQLSKVYATIASNFVDKFDCDSAKKYATKALELFKDNDGAYNDLSLCAMAEKKFNECIKYANEHLRLDSIYGSNSNAPYNNLAVCYREMKEYGLATENFLESLKRDPPERMGMKNIFSLGKIYFIQGNREGAKKYLEEFIKKYDNVSRWELRREFEIQYKESKKLLEVVNSGAKIGYPKGKEPAFNTDFVGILEGRSSSSKK from the coding sequence ATGCGATTAATTGTTCTGAATCTTATACTGGCATGGATCATTTCTTTTTCGGTAGATTGTAAGGATCAAGAAGGTGACGTAACAGAAGTGGACGAGTTGATTCGCTATTCTGATGGATATGCCAAGCAAGGGAACTTAGAGAAAGCTCTGATTTTAGCGAATCGAGCTATTACATTAGAACCAAAGAATGAGAAAGCGAAGATCCAATTATCTAAGGTTTATGCAACTATTGCTAGCAATTTTGTGGATAAATTTGATTGTGATTCGGCAAAAAAATATGCAACTAAGGCTTTAGAGTTGTTCAAAGACAATGATGGAGCTTATAATGATTTGTCCCTTTGCGCAATGGCAGAAAAAAAGTTTAATGAATGCATTAAGTATGCAAATGAACATCTTCGCTTGGATTCCATTTACGGAAGTAATTCAAATGCTCCTTATAATAATCTTGCCGTTTGCTATAGAGAAATGAAAGAATATGGTTTAGCTACAGAAAACTTTTTAGAATCGTTAAAAAGGGATCCTCCCGAACGAATGGGAATGAAAAATATTTTCTCTCTCGGTAAAATCTACTTTATCCAAGGGAATCGAGAAGGGGCGAAGAAATATTTAGAAGAATTCATCAAGAAGTATGATAATGTTTCTCGCTGGGAATTAAGACGCGAATTTGAAATTCAATATAAGGAATCGAAAAAGCTTTTGGAAGTAGTAAACTCAGGAGCAAAGATCGGTTATCCTAAAGGAAAGGAACCTGCATTCAATACAGATTTTGTGGGGATTTTGGAAGGAAGAAGTTCCTCTAGTAAAAAGTGA
- a CDS encoding polymorphic toxin-type HINT domain-containing protein: protein MTAQTLADKAKTESQMKVAGTYGDVLKDPNLIANSESLKSIADGYGVKPQNLPEVIQNLSDTVRNPDADPALRQSALLSLNEMMGAVHNEAYIKGNQNLKDAIQNSPAVSTVDVQGKDKNGTAEAGFFNQVGEQAKIYLNQLAGNAFGDFAYINDKGEVVFRSCFVAGTLVHTKDGLRAIETVKVGDVVLTKSDMTGELGYKRVSKTFVRQTETIFKVIFVDGTMLETTWNHPFRRLKAEFKDQDYRIENSEWKEAKDLQSGDITITANGEILEIEEIIIENRFETVYNFVVDDFHTYFVGEIGVWVHNQDYSNKYSDRRAIHDEIEAKLDIRNHVADVTAGGLLDGTLEVAKSIGKTLYRGATGALGFLGIALEVGSEGYAFQKKLKEMAETRDTKDAIRLMDDLLMREEKKAKREFRDVNGGLDILINKRKDFLDTIEGKTTYDTTVGDLADPRINQQHRDHNKEVAFQQKNIDLDMRERDVFNKTYYEKMKLMDQARTFGENGDYRSMLNIADKALMYRGHSDGYAEMEMIRHFQTVKTVGSFSHQTITESPSKASTISINPTLPEIQKAYEEYMKIRERNIQDGKKTNCQDRTYNGGYYVVPVCYSN from the coding sequence ATGACTGCACAGACTTTGGCAGATAAGGCCAAGACAGAATCGCAGATGAAGGTGGCCGGGACTTACGGAGACGTATTAAAAGATCCTAATTTAATCGCAAATAGTGAAAGTTTAAAATCGATTGCGGATGGTTACGGAGTAAAACCACAAAATCTACCAGAAGTCATTCAGAACCTTTCAGATACGGTACGTAATCCGGATGCAGATCCGGCTTTGAGACAATCTGCACTTTTATCCTTGAATGAGATGATGGGAGCAGTGCATAACGAAGCGTATATAAAGGGTAACCAAAATCTGAAAGATGCGATTCAGAATTCTCCAGCGGTTTCTACCGTTGACGTTCAGGGAAAAGACAAAAACGGAACAGCGGAAGCTGGTTTCTTTAATCAAGTTGGAGAACAAGCTAAGATCTATCTGAACCAACTTGCTGGGAATGCATTTGGAGACTTTGCTTATATCAATGATAAGGGTGAAGTAGTTTTTAGAAGTTGCTTTGTTGCCGGGACGCTTGTTCATACGAAGGATGGATTGAGGGCTATTGAGACGGTGAAAGTTGGGGATGTTGTATTGACGAAGAGTGATATGACTGGAGAACTTGGTTACAAACGAGTTTCTAAAACATTTGTTCGCCAAACAGAGACGATCTTCAAAGTGATTTTTGTTGACGGAACCATGTTAGAGACTACGTGGAATCACCCATTCAGACGCTTGAAGGCTGAATTTAAAGATCAGGATTATCGAATAGAGAACTCCGAATGGAAAGAAGCTAAGGATCTTCAATCCGGAGATATTACTATAACAGCGAATGGAGAAATCCTGGAAATCGAAGAGATCATTATTGAAAATCGCTTTGAGACAGTTTATAACTTTGTTGTAGATGATTTTCACACATACTTTGTAGGTGAAATCGGAGTTTGGGTGCATAATCAGGATTATAGTAATAAATATTCGGACAGGCGAGCAATTCACGATGAAATTGAGGCAAAGCTGGATATAAGAAACCATGTTGCAGACGTAACTGCAGGAGGTTTGTTGGATGGGACGCTTGAAGTGGCAAAATCTATTGGTAAGACACTTTACAGAGGAGCAACGGGCGCACTTGGTTTTCTCGGGATAGCACTTGAAGTTGGATCTGAGGGTTATGCATTTCAGAAGAAGTTAAAAGAAATGGCTGAGACTAGAGATACAAAAGACGCAATTCGCCTCATGGATGACTTGCTAATGAGAGAAGAAAAGAAAGCTAAACGCGAATTCCGTGACGTGAACGGCGGTCTTGATATCTTAATTAATAAGAGGAAAGATTTTCTGGATACAATCGAAGGCAAGACGACTTACGATACTACTGTTGGGGATCTTGCTGATCCACGTATAAATCAACAGCATAGAGATCATAATAAGGAAGTAGCATTTCAGCAGAAAAATATAGATTTAGACATGCGAGAGCGGGATGTATTCAATAAAACTTATTACGAAAAGATGAAGCTAATGGATCAGGCTAGGACTTTTGGAGAAAATGGAGACTATCGTTCAATGCTTAATATTGCCGACAAAGCTTTAATGTATCGAGGACATTCGGATGGGTACGCAGAAATGGAAATGATCCGTCATTTTCAAACAGTAAAAACGGTTGGATCGTTCTCGCATCAGACAATCACTGAATCTCCGAGTAAGGCTTCTACTATTTCAATTAATCCAACTTTACCGGAGATTCAAAAGGCCTATGAAGAATATATGAAAATAAGGGAGAGAAATATTCAAGATGGAAAGAAGACCAATTGTCAGGATAGAACGTATAATGGAGGGTACTATGTTGTTCCGGTATGTTATAGTAATTAA
- a CDS encoding SH3 domain-containing protein: protein MTFLLGCFSNYQSAYVNNGAGLRIRSAPKLSSEKTAMIPHKGEVKILEKDQRLAHIDGFENYWYKIKSEEGEGWVFGGYLSFKHPDFLPPGSNSYTGLVYRHRIQSLKLIRSQFINQDLFLNIYQADPKHIFAFLERKNQISENLIEWKILHAITLDIPQKDEEILNRVTAQCNTPGLDGQEIILAILKIQMRKTGVTIGNHYELVLDKLKIRKAWTLSEDESFLQPVLKTKGIECTIFDPGNQLKAISE from the coding sequence ATGACGTTTTTGTTGGGATGTTTTTCCAATTACCAATCCGCATATGTAAATAATGGGGCCGGTCTTAGAATCCGTTCCGCTCCTAAACTTTCTTCCGAAAAGACTGCAATGATTCCTCATAAAGGAGAAGTGAAAATCCTAGAAAAGGACCAACGATTAGCTCATATAGATGGATTCGAAAATTATTGGTATAAGATCAAAAGTGAAGAAGGAGAAGGTTGGGTTTTCGGTGGATACCTAAGTTTTAAACATCCGGATTTTCTTCCCCCAGGTTCAAATTCGTATACGGGTCTTGTTTATCGCCATCGAATCCAATCTCTGAAACTAATTCGTAGTCAGTTTATAAACCAGGATTTGTTCTTAAATATTTACCAAGCGGATCCAAAACATATTTTTGCGTTTTTAGAAAGAAAGAACCAGATCTCGGAAAATCTGATCGAATGGAAGATCTTACATGCAATTACGTTGGATATTCCCCAAAAAGACGAAGAAATATTAAATCGCGTTACCGCTCAATGTAATACTCCAGGGTTAGATGGTCAAGAAATCATACTTGCGATCTTAAAGATCCAAATGCGTAAGACCGGAGTAACAATCGGAAATCATTATGAGTTGGTATTGGATAAACTGAAAATCCGCAAGGCTTGGACTCTAAGTGAAGACGAATCTTTTCTGCAGCCTGTTCTGAAAACGAAGGGGATAGAGTGCACAATTTTCGATCCGGGAAATCAGTTGAAGGCGATCTCAGAGTGA